From a single Dromaius novaehollandiae isolate bDroNov1 chromosome 30, bDroNov1.hap1, whole genome shotgun sequence genomic region:
- the LOC135324015 gene encoding olfactory receptor 6M1-like — protein sequence MGNVTAVTEFVLVGFPNSHEVEIIFFVVFLLAYVVTVLGNALIIVLVYTDCRLCSPMYYFLTNLSFIEIAMTSIVVPKMLANILSEKKTISFAGCFSQLFFYFFLAATEFILFAIMSYDRYVAICNPLRYPTIMTERACSQLVLGAWVGGLVMILPPAVLKARLPYCGPNIINHYFCDSAPLLHLACTDIRLVELNDFVVSLVLLLGSLALTIVSYAWIISTIFRIPSAQGRQKTFATCASHFTVASLGFGISIFVYVRPSQMNSVHLNKILSVLSGIVTPLLNPFIFSLRNEQMKEAWKTVVRNCLGMAKQGRKL from the coding sequence ATGGGGAATGTCACAGCTGTGACAGAGTTTGTCCTGGTGGGATTTCCTAACAGCCATGAAGTGGAGATCATCTTCTTTGTGGTGTTCCTGCTTGCTTATGTAGTGACTGTCCTGGGAAATGCTCTAATCATTGTACTGGTCTATACAGACTGCCGCCTCTGTTCTCCCATGTATTACTTCCTCACTAATTTGTCCTTCATTGAGATCGCCATGACCTCCATTGTTGTGCCAAAAATGCTGGCAAACatcctgtcagagaagaaaaccatctcctttgctggctgctttagccaaCTCTTCTTTTACTTCTTCCTGGCTGCAACGGAGTTCATCCTCTTTGCCATCATGTCCTATGACCGGTATGTGGCAATATGCAACCCTCTGAGGTATCCCACCATCATGACGGAAAGGGCATGCAGCCAGCTTGTACTGGGTGCGTGGGTGGGTGGCTTGGTCATGATCCTGCCACCAGCGGTCCTGAAAGCCAGGCtgccgtactgtggtcccaaCATCATCAACCACTACTTCTGTGACAGCGCACCTCTCCTGCACCTCGCTTGCACAGACATCCGGCTTGTTGAGCTGAATGATTTTGTGGTGTCCTTGGTCCTGCTCCTCGGCTCCTTGGCGTTGACCATTGTCTCCTATGCTTGGATTATTTCAACCATATTCCGGATCCCATCTGCCCAGGGCAGGCAGAAAACTTTTGCCACTTGcgcttctcatttcactgttgctTCCCTGGGTTTTGGCATCTCCATCTTTGTCTATGTCAGGCCTTCCCAGATGAACTCTGTGCACCTCAACAAAATCCTTTCTGTTCTCTCTGGCATTGTGACTCCTCTTTTAAACCCcttcatattcagcctaaggaatgagCAGATGAAAGAGGCCTGGAAGACTGTTGTGCGCAACTGCTTGGGGATGGCTAAGCAAGGCAGAAAGCTGTGA